One Palaemon carinicauda isolate YSFRI2023 chromosome 4, ASM3689809v2, whole genome shotgun sequence DNA segment encodes these proteins:
- the LOC137639340 gene encoding probable glutamate receptor: MDYTVDSKEEASTVTPKDSMDFRMLTAFAGVLNFTYEIRAPWDMQWGNPLGNGNWSGLVGTLQHEKADFSTVMAPNSGRLAVLSHSRAYIADTLVVTSLKPRPLTQYLLVVRPFEVEVWLSLLITIIVWGLTLWLLQKALSRMLGERSMDPISAIFYGLGLLLEDPPSESPTHVTTQVNINIIIYQPPHLNHCSAIAESL, from the exons ATGGACTACACCGTAGACTCTAAAGAGGAAGCCTCCACAGTTACTCCCAAAGACAGCATGGACTTCAGAATGCTGACGGCTTTTGCTGGAGTCCTTAATTTCAC ATATGAGATCCGTGCTCCTTGGGATATGCAGTGGGGCAACCCACTCGGAAATGGGAACTGGTCTGGTTTAGTTGGGACCTTGCAGCACGAAAAAGCCGACTTCAGCACAGTAATGGCTCCAAATTCTGGAAGGCTGGCCGTCCTGAGTCACTCGAGGGCGTACATTGCCGATACCTTGGTCGTTACTTCTCTAAAACCTCGACCGCTGACGCAGTACTTGCTGGTAGTAAGACCATTTGAAG TGGAAGTGTGGCTATCTCTCTTGATTACTATAATCGTATGGGGTCTTACTCTATGGCTGTTACAAAAAGCACTATCCCGGATGCTTGGTGAACGATCTATGGATCCCATATCTGCCATTTTCTACGGCTTAGGCCTCTTGCTAGAAGACCCACCATCGGAGAGTCCTACTCATGTTACTACACAGgttaatataaatatcatcatctatCAACCTCCACATTTGAATCATTGTAGTGCCATAGCCGAAtcattgtag